TTTGTACCTCACTCCCCGTCCCCTGTTTTgtcaatgccccccccccccccacgggcaaccaccggtttgttctctgcatttaaggagtctgtttttctgtttctttgttcatttgttttgtcagATTCCATGTATAAGAGAAATCACTTGGtgcttgtctgtctctgacttgttccgcttagcacaataccttcTGGCTCCTTCCGTGCCGTCacgaatggcaagatctcattcttttctgtggCTGATTAGTACCCCATTGTGTgaacacaccacatcttctctgtTCATCTCCTGATGGACACCCGGGCTGCTTCCACACCCTGGCTGTcataaacaatgctgctataaacatgacgGAGCATGTAGctttagaattagtgttttcattgccttcgggtaaatacccagaagtggaattacttctgttttgaaatttctgttttagacttttttgaggaacctccatactgttttccacagcggctgcaccaacTCACGTCCCCACCAACAGGGCCTGAGGGTCCCTTGGggccacatcctcgccaacacgtgtcatttcttgtcttttcgcTACtggccactctgacaggtgtgaggtgataccccgttttggttttgattcgcatttcgctggtgatgagtgatgtcgagcatcttttcacgtgtccgttggccgtctggatgtcttctttggagaaatgtgtgttcaggtcatctgtccatttttaactttttaaaattatgttattattattatttttaacaattttattgttAAGTAGTCTCCACGCCCAACTCCAGCTCACAACCCCGGGATCGAGAGTCACACACTGTACTGATgaaaccagccaggtgcccccatgtgtccatttttttttttttttggcagatagAGTGTGTGCGCAAGTGaggcaggggggcagagggagaggcagagggaatcGTAAGCAGGCGccgtgcccagcacagaacctgatcccacgaccctgggatcatgatctgaaccaaaatcgagttggacgcttaactaaccgaaccacccaggcacccctctatttttcttgctggattgttttttggtgttgagttgtatgggtttttaaaactattttggatattaatcccttatcgggcatgtcatttgcaaatatcttctcccattcagtaggttgcattttcattctgtggatggtttccttttttgtgccaaagctttttagtttgatgtagtcccagctgtttgcttttgcttttgttgccccaAGACTTAATTCAGCTCTTTCGACTATGTGGCTAATAAGCCCACGAAAAGATCCTTGACATCATTAGttatctgggaaatgcaaatccagaTCACGGTGACATACCGCTTCACACCCTATGAGGCGTAAAGACTGCACGATGACTAGATTCCGAAAGTTAGACCACAGGAGATGTTGGTGAGAAAGCAGTGAGTTTGGAACTCTTGCGAACtactggtgggaacgtaaaatgatgcagctgcttGGAAACGTTTGGCAGTTCTTAAAAAAGTTAGCCGTGAAATTAcaatatgacccagaaatttcccCTCTAGGTACAcacccaagagaattaaaaaaaaatgtatgtttacaGAAAGTCTTGCATAGAAATGTTCATAGCGGTAGCATTGATAGTCGCCGAAAAATGCAAACCACtaaaatgtccatcgactgacaagtgaataaacaaaatccatgccttagaatattatttagccacaaaaGAAAGGAACTACTGATCCATGCTACAATACAGAACCTCCCCACGAGCAGGCTAAGCGAAAGAAGCCGGACACCAAAGACCACATGCGGCATGATTCTATTTGTATGAAATTCCCAGTATAAGCAAATCTACACAGACCAGTGGTGGATTAGTTGTTGCCGTGGGTtacaggaaggggggggggaatgggcagGGACTTCTGGTGGGTAGAGTGGTGTAtcgaaatatttcatttttttttttggaggcaaCTGCAAAtagcattgtgtttttaattttagttcgtGCATGTTCCTTGTTAGTATATGGAAATGGattcattctgtgtgtgtgctgATCTTGTGTCCCGTAACCTTGCTGACTTCACTTGTTAGTTCTAGGAGATTTGGGTAGATTTTGTAGGATTTTATATGTAAACAAATCATCTGCATACAGGGATGTTATTATCTTCTCCTTTGTAGTCtggtgcttttatttccttttcctaccTTATTGCAATGGCTAGAATTCACATAACTCTGCTGACTATGAGCTGGTGAGAGGGAACATCCCTGCCTCATTCCCAGGTTTAGTGAGAAAACATTCAGTCTTGCACCGTTGAGTACGATGTTAGCCACAGGAATTTTGTAGATGCTCTTGATCAAGTTAAGGTAATTCccctctatttctattttcctgggagtttttcatttctttcttttctttctttttttttcatcatgaatgggtgttggactttgtataatgtttttttctgtgtcaaCTGATATGGGCATCTGactgttctttaatttcctgctATGGCAGGTGCATCAAACGATTTTCACATGTTGAACCAGCTTTGCATGCTGTAAGTGCTGTTATTGAAAGCACATCTAACGTCTCTCTCctttttagactttttatttCTGCCAGATTGCACTAATGGACCTAATGCAAGAGGGGGAAGTTTAGAGAAAGCACCTTCTGGATCTTctagggaaaggggagggagagaaaaagaggagaaagggaagataaaGCATAGGGACGCAGAGGTTGTGTGCGTGCAGCTCTGGCTTCAGGCAATACCAGAGGCCGTTCTGACTCTGAGCTGCCTCAGTTCAGCTGAGCCAGAGCTCAGAGGAGGTCGTCCCTGGGCCCAGAGGCAGGTGGCGTGGTGACAAAAGCAGCAGGTGCTGGGTCTCGCGTACTGACCCACATGTGTCAGCTCTGCGGTATTAGGCAGCTCGCTCCACCgatctgtgcctctgtttctgcaCACCAAGAACAAGGACCATAATTGTGCTTTCTGCACAGACCACTGCAAGGACCGAATGAACACCAACACAGTGCCCGGCACGTGGTAAGGGCTCTATAGGCGTCAGCCGGTGTCGCTTGGACGGCCTCCGCTGGGGCACCGGCTTCACTGGCTTCTCATCTGTTAACAGGAAACGCCCTGATGTTGTCACAATCACGGACTGGCTGGCCCCAGTCATATGGGAAGGCACCTTCAATAGACAGGTCCTGGGGAGATATTACGGGAGACAGAACCTCACCATAGGCTTGGCTGTCCTTGCCACTGGCAGGTAGGGGCCATCGGTTTGCCCCgttttattctgaaaacaaaacaaaacaaaacaaaacaaaaacaaaaaacgaatgAGTGCCCAGGGACCTTCTACCTCCAAAAGGCTGCCCGTAGCTGCCCACAACCACCGTATGTGGCTGTcctgaacaaaaacaaagactcCTTCCTTAGCCGGGTCGTTAAAGCCACTTGGCTGCCTTTTTACAGATACCACGgagttcacattttctttcttcccaacaGTCGTTCCAAAACTTTAAAGGCTTTTTTCCCAGACCCTCCAGGTCAATATGTCCTTTCTCACTGACCAGTGCAGTCGAAACTATAGACCGGGCCTGTCTCCCCTTTCCTGCTGGGGGTCCTGGAGCATCGGTGACTCATAAGTTAGACGTTTGGGGACGTGCGTTCCTCTCTCGCGAGCGTTCGGGGAGCGGCTTCCTCCCTGCACGTGTGTGTTTTGCAGGACTGCGGACCAGTACCTGGAGATGTTCATGCGATCAGCGAATAAGCACTTCATGAGCGGCTACAGAGTTGTCTTTTACATCATGGTGGACGCCTTGTCCAGGCTGCCGGACCTGGAGCCAGATCCTCTCCGAACTTTCAAGGTCCTCCCCATCAAAGGAGACCGGTGGGGTGACTTTCACCTCACACACATGAGTTCCCTGGCTGAGCACATACTAGGGCACATTGAGGACGAAGTCGACTTTCTGTTCAGCATGACCGTCAACAGGGTCTTCCAGAACGACTTTGGGGTGGAGACCCTGGGCGCGTCCGTGGCTCAGCTCCATGCctggtggtattttaaaaacaaggacatCCCTTATGAGAGGAGGCCCAAATCGGCAGCGTGCATCCCGTTTGGGCAGGGGGACTTCTACTATGACGGCTCGGTCATCGGTGGCAGGCCCCTGGAGGTCTTAACCCTCATCGAAGGTTACCTGCAAGGGGTCACTCACGACCACAAGAATGGGCTGAATAGCACCTACGAGAGGCACCTGAACAAGTATTTTTTCACGCACAAGCCCACCAAGCTGCTGTCTCCCGAATACAGCTGGAACACGGCACTCCGGCCCCCCGCGCAGGTCTGGTCGGTCAAGGCCACACGGCTCTCCCGCTGGTACTTCTGACCTGCCGGCTCCTGCGAACGCCCGGCGGCAGGTTCCCGGGGTCACGGGCGTCCTGACGCTTTCCTGGCTTCCGGGGTTGGCGTGTGCACACCACCCAAGGGAAATGTTTCTCCTTGCCGTTTGGAACTGTCCAGTTTGGTCCGTGcaggataaagaataaaaatgattatttaatgtCTACTCACAGTGACGTTGGGACCCATGTACTGTAGAGAGCCGGGACGTCATTTCTGAGGCatacaatgatttattttttttttaatttattcattttgagagagagagagagacaagtcaggggaggggcagggagcgaaggagagacagaatcccaagcagggtcctcatcgtcagcacagagcctgatgcggggctcaaactcacagactgcaagttcatgacctgaaccgaatcaagaatcggatgcttagccgactgagccacccaggcaccccaaaatgattttttaaatggagaaatattgtAGCCCAGAAAAAGACATACACACCCAAAAGGACAAAGGGTTAAAATACAGAGGAGATGTTCATCAGCTCACAGAATATGCATGTGCCTCAGTAGCCAGGAGTGCTAAAAGCAAGGAGGGGGACGTGGGCGGCTCTGGAGGGGGAACTGCCCCCCCGTGGGTGGTGGCATGCCATCGTGGAAGAGACCACTGTATGTTTAGGGCAGGGAGGGCTTAGAGAGTCCCTACGGGGGCTGGAGGGCCCGAAGCTTTTCTTTATGGGACAAGAAAGAGGGTTAGATAGCGTCAGgcctgaattgtgtcccccagtTCACATGTGGAGGCCCTGACCCCAGCACCCCAGCACATGACTACCTGGAGACGAGGTCTTCACAGAGGTGATGAAGTTACGGTGAAGTCACAAGGTGGGCCCTGACCTTTTGAGACAGGAGATCGGGACACGCACACACAGAGGGGcgaccgtgtgaggacacaggagaAGACGGCCGTCTGCACGCCAGGAGGGACGCCTCGGGAGGTAACAGCCCTGCCCCGCCTGGATCTCGGACTCCAGCCTCTAGGACGCGCGGGATACGCGTCTGAGGTTTGAGCCTCCGGAATGTGGGTCCGTGTGACGGCCGGTGAGCCATACAGTGAGGGTTCCCCCAACGgcaaataaaacactgaaatccTGAGGATTGGTCCCCGGAGTAGAAGCGGGGGGCTGGGAAGGCAGGCACGAGGCTGCCGGCTCGTCCCCGAGTCCACCTGGGGCCAAGCCCCGTCCGTGCCCTTTCGACCACATCCTGCCACACCCACTCCTGGGTTTCACCGAGTGGCTCTCACACAGAACTCTGTGAATGTCTCCAAACGGAGAAAAGAGATGTTCTGTGAGCCACAAGCCCCGCATGCATGACACTTAGCGTTAGCGATCTCAGGTCAGGCCTGAGAGGGGGCCGTGCGGTTCAGTACCTGACTTGAGCAAACTCGAGCGTTTCCCCGACTGGTGGGCAAGGCCGGGGGTCTTACTGGAGGGGCTCTAACCTCCCTCTGATGACATCACGGCATTGGAGACACCGTGAGTTCCTTGGCTTCTCTGGGACAAGGGCAGGTGAACGTGTTCATGCCTCAAAGTTTCAGGCCCAAGAGCAGGTCTGTCCACAGGACACAAAGTCCAGGGCCATCTCTCCGAGCAAGCGCGAGCACCCCCACA
This DNA window, taken from Acinonyx jubatus isolate Ajub_Pintada_27869175 chromosome D4, VMU_Ajub_asm_v1.0, whole genome shotgun sequence, encodes the following:
- the GLT6D1 gene encoding putative glycosyltransferase 6 domain-containing protein 1 isoform X6, yielding MNFKRKIVVLVSCVFSFLLLEHRLRPPVEELRLSDWFHPGTADQYLEMFMRSANKHFMSGYRVVFYIMVDALSRLPDLEPDPLRTFKVLPIKGDRWGDFHLTHMSSLAEHILGHIEDEVDFLFSMTVNRVFQNDFGVETLGASVAQLHAWWYFKNKDIPYERRPKSAACIPFGQGDFYYDGSVIGGRPLEVLTLIEGYLQGVTHDHKNGLNSTYERHLNKYFFTHKPTKLLSPEYSWNTALRPPAQVWSVKATRLSRWYF
- the GLT6D1 gene encoding putative glycosyltransferase 6 domain-containing protein 1 isoform X3 → MSHGATEPRTHGPPVEELRLSDWFHPGKRPDVVTITDWLAPVIWEGTFNRQVLGRYYGRQNLTIGLAVLATGRTADQYLEMFMRSANKHFMSGYRVVFYIMVDALSRLPDLEPDPLRTFKVLPIKGDRWGDFHLTHMSSLAEHILGHIEDEVDFLFSMTVNRVFQNDFGVETLGASVAQLHAWWYFKNKDIPYERRPKSAACIPFGQGDFYYDGSVIGGRPLEVLTLIEGYLQGVTHDHKNGLNSTYERHLNKYFFTHKPTKLLSPEYSWNTALRPPAQVWSVKATRLSRWYF
- the GLT6D1 gene encoding putative glycosyltransferase 6 domain-containing protein 1 isoform X1 — protein: MCVFLPAAGASSQASRRRTQALRLVSSWNKDHNCAFCTDHCKDRMNTNTVPGTWKRPDVVTITDWLAPVIWEGTFNRQVLGRYYGRQNLTIGLAVLATGRTADQYLEMFMRSANKHFMSGYRVVFYIMVDALSRLPDLEPDPLRTFKVLPIKGDRWGDFHLTHMSSLAEHILGHIEDEVDFLFSMTVNRVFQNDFGVETLGASVAQLHAWWYFKNKDIPYERRPKSAACIPFGQGDFYYDGSVIGGRPLEVLTLIEGYLQGVTHDHKNGLNSTYERHLNKYFFTHKPTKLLSPEYSWNTALRPPAQVWSVKATRLSRWYF
- the GLT6D1 gene encoding putative glycosyltransferase 6 domain-containing protein 1 isoform X5, producing the protein MNTNTVPGTWKRPDVVTITDWLAPVIWEGTFNRQVLGRYYGRQNLTIGLAVLATGRTADQYLEMFMRSANKHFMSGYRVVFYIMVDALSRLPDLEPDPLRTFKVLPIKGDRWGDFHLTHMSSLAEHILGHIEDEVDFLFSMTVNRVFQNDFGVETLGASVAQLHAWWYFKNKDIPYERRPKSAACIPFGQGDFYYDGSVIGGRPLEVLTLIEGYLQGVTHDHKNGLNSTYERHLNKYFFTHKPTKLLSPEYSWNTALRPPAQVWSVKATRLSRWYF
- the GLT6D1 gene encoding putative glycosyltransferase 6 domain-containing protein 1 isoform X2; this encodes MNFKRKIVVLVSCVFSFLLLEHRLRPPVEELRLSDWFHPGKRPDVVTITDWLAPVIWEGTFNRQVLGRYYGRQNLTIGLAVLATGRTADQYLEMFMRSANKHFMSGYRVVFYIMVDALSRLPDLEPDPLRTFKVLPIKGDRWGDFHLTHMSSLAEHILGHIEDEVDFLFSMTVNRVFQNDFGVETLGASVAQLHAWWYFKNKDIPYERRPKSAACIPFGQGDFYYDGSVIGGRPLEVLTLIEGYLQGVTHDHKNGLNSTYERHLNKYFFTHKPTKLLSPEYSWNTALRPPAQVWSVKATRLSRWYF
- the GLT6D1 gene encoding putative glycosyltransferase 6 domain-containing protein 1 isoform X4, which produces MNFKRKIVVLVSCVFSFLLLEHRLRKRPDVVTITDWLAPVIWEGTFNRQVLGRYYGRQNLTIGLAVLATGRTADQYLEMFMRSANKHFMSGYRVVFYIMVDALSRLPDLEPDPLRTFKVLPIKGDRWGDFHLTHMSSLAEHILGHIEDEVDFLFSMTVNRVFQNDFGVETLGASVAQLHAWWYFKNKDIPYERRPKSAACIPFGQGDFYYDGSVIGGRPLEVLTLIEGYLQGVTHDHKNGLNSTYERHLNKYFFTHKPTKLLSPEYSWNTALRPPAQVWSVKATRLSRWYF